In Camelina sativa cultivar DH55 chromosome 13, Cs, whole genome shotgun sequence, the genomic window CGCAAAGGTTTACGTTTTACAGTTGGTGACGGTCATCAAATAGCTACTTGGTCTGATCCATGGTTATTAACCCATCCCCCACGTCCGCCAAGGAAAGCTCAAGACAATCAACCTGATGATATCCCTTCTGTAAATAACTTGCTACTCTCAGACAGAAGTGGTTGGAACGAACAGTTAGTACGTCAAAGAATACATCCAGATGATATAAATCGGGTCTTCTCCATAAAAACAACCTTCTGGCAGCTGCATAATTACCTTGGATGGCACTACTCTGACAATGGCTTATACACAGTGAAATCAGGATATTAGCTGGCAACACATCTTCCGGAACAGAATCATGCTAGACCACCTGGTGGTGATCCACGTTTGAAGAGCGAAATCTGGAAAACAAGAACTCCTCCGAAATTTAAGCATTTCTTATGGAGACTTTTATCGAGAGCCTTAGCAACAGGTGTTGAACTAGAGAGAAGACATATTCCTGCAAACCCCCTCTGTAAGCGATGCACCAATGTGACTGAAACAACataacatctcttcttctcatgcCCTCATGCACAGCAGATTTGGCGTGGATCAAATATTCCAATCAGATGTCTCATGGATCCAAGAGCTTCGattaaaaccaaactcaaaGCAATTTTTGATTTCCATAAGCATCGGCGATTCTATGATAGGCTCGCACATTTACCGTTTTGGATACTATGGAAGATTTGGACAAGTCGCAATAAGCTCACATTCCAGTATAAGAATAACCCTTGGCAACAGGACCTTAGAGAAGCCATACATGAAACAGAAGAATGGCTAACAATTGATACCAGACGATGCAACACTACTTCCAATGTTAACAATAATCAAAGAGACCCGCCTACACCAAACTCGTGGCAAAAACCCCCGCATGGCTGGCTGAAATGCAACTATGATGGAAGTTTCATAGACAGAGACAGACGACCCACTGCAGCTTGGATTGTACGAGATGATCAAGGTCAATTTAAGGAGGCAGGACAGGTAACAGGACCACCTGTATCATCAGCCCTTGAAGCAGAGTGTATAAGTCTATCTTATGCCATCAAACAATGTTGGCTAAGCGGTTTTCCTAAAGTCATCTTCGAAGGTGATAATCAAGTTTTGGTCAATATGCTCAATGGTAACAACACACGATTCGACATCTTCAACTGGATACAAGATATAAAAGGATGGACTTCCCGGTTCGAATCATTTGCTTTCAAATGGATACCTCGTTCTGCAAATCTACTTGCTGACAAGCTGGCTAAAGTTTAACGTTCTCAAACTCAAGATTACATTCTTCATTTATCTATTCCTATCTGTA contains:
- the LOC104738397 gene encoding uncharacterized protein LOC104738397, which produces MDPRASIKTKLKAIFDFHKHRRFYDRLAHLPFWILWKIWTSRNKLTFQYKNNPWQQDLREAIHETEEWLTIDTRRCNTTSNVNNNQRDPPTPNSWQKPPHGWLKCNYDGSFIDRDRRPTAAWIVRDDQGQFKEAGQVTGPPVSSALEAECISLSYAIKQCWLSGFPKVIFEGDNQVLVNMLNGNNTRFDIFNWIQDIKGWTSRFESFAFKWIPRSANLLADKLAKV